The Candidatus Uhrbacteria bacterium genome has a segment encoding these proteins:
- a CDS encoding glycosyltransferase, producing MAKPLLVQVMWTLGRAGAERMVLDLCRSLSSDYRIEIIALGGGGDMEADFKAAGIDVTIAPSTRTGLNRRKLIDWLISRWSEHRPDLVHTHLGADVWAGFACRKLRIPQIITAHSHEPGLALPVRLLRLQAYRGAKHVVAVSDSVARMVARQYGVSTTRQSVIRIGIDLARFIPRDAYQASDMPHLVTVGRLLEDKGQSLLLDALADIRRPWTLEIIGDGPERISLQRKAEMLGIMPRINFAGSVADVPERLRRADLFLLASRHEGQAIAVLEAAACQVPILVSDLPVFHETFPPDVLNFAPVDDVRAWSKAISDILNQYGKALQQSLASRHIVQQSYSLEAMKTSYDQLYRKLLGVQ from the coding sequence ATGGCTAAACCTTTACTCGTCCAAGTAATGTGGACTTTGGGCCGCGCCGGAGCCGAGCGCATGGTTTTGGATTTGTGCCGCTCTCTCTCTAGCGACTATCGCATAGAAATTATCGCCCTCGGCGGGGGAGGCGACATGGAAGCCGACTTCAAGGCCGCCGGAATCGATGTCACGATCGCGCCATCTACAAGAACCGGTTTGAATCGACGTAAACTCATCGACTGGCTCATCTCGCGCTGGTCAGAACATCGTCCTGATTTGGTCCACACGCATCTTGGTGCTGATGTCTGGGCTGGTTTCGCATGCCGCAAACTTCGCATCCCGCAAATCATCACCGCACATAGCCATGAACCTGGCCTCGCGCTTCCTGTCCGTCTGCTTAGACTCCAGGCCTATCGCGGAGCCAAGCACGTTGTGGCTGTTTCCGACTCAGTCGCTCGCATGGTCGCTAGGCAGTACGGCGTATCGACGACGCGCCAATCCGTCATCCGCATCGGTATCGATCTAGCGCGCTTCATTCCGCGTGACGCGTATCAGGCAAGCGACATGCCGCATCTCGTTACCGTCGGACGTCTATTGGAAGACAAGGGCCAAAGCTTGCTCCTCGACGCTCTCGCGGATATCCGTCGTCCCTGGACGCTGGAGATCATTGGCGATGGACCCGAGCGTATCTCTCTCCAGCGTAAAGCCGAGATGCTTGGCATCATGCCTCGTATAAATTTCGCCGGTTCCGTCGCTGATGTTCCCGAGCGTCTGCGACGAGCTGATCTTTTTTTGCTCGCTTCCCGCCACGAGGGACAAGCTATTGCTGTTCTCGAAGCTGCGGCTTGCCAGGTTCCTATTCTTGTAAGCGATCTTCCGGTCTTTCACGAAACCTTCCCGCCAGACGTCCTGAATTTTGCTCCAGTCGATGACGTGCGCGCCTGGTCCAAAGCCATTTCCGATATCCTGAACCAATACGGAAAAGCCCTCCAGCAATCCCTGGCCAGCCGCCACATCGTGCAACAGTCCTACTCACTTGAGGCGATGAAAACATCGTACGATCAGCTCTATCGCAAGCTACTTGGTGTACAATAG
- a CDS encoding rod shape-determining protein: MFGKKIGIDLGTTTVLVYIPKKGIIINEPSVVAISIADKKVLAVGKEAKDMIGRTPDSIVAKRPLKDGVIADYRTTEAMLRYFINKALGGVRLFRPEVMVAVPGGITSTERRAVIDATISAGARAAYIIKEPVVAAIGADIPIGSASGHMIIDIGGGTSEIAVISLGGIVASSSVRIGGNKLDSAIQEHVRRKHGLAVGERTAEEIKIKIGSALYLEDKLELEVKGRDMISGLPRIVNVTSDDVTDAIQHELQGIVDAIKDVLRATPPELSADVMQKGMVLSGGSSQLRNLDRLFSEATGVPAFVADNPQQCVAKGTGIALENLELYKRSIFSN; this comes from the coding sequence ATGTTTGGAAAAAAAATTGGCATCGACCTTGGTACGACCACGGTACTCGTCTATATTCCCAAGAAAGGCATTATCATTAATGAGCCTTCCGTGGTCGCCATTTCGATTGCCGATAAAAAAGTGCTAGCTGTTGGCAAAGAAGCAAAGGACATGATCGGCCGTACGCCAGACTCGATCGTCGCCAAGCGTCCGCTCAAAGACGGCGTCATCGCCGACTATCGCACAACGGAAGCCATGCTCCGATATTTTATTAATAAGGCTCTCGGCGGCGTCCGCTTGTTCCGTCCGGAAGTCATGGTCGCCGTTCCCGGTGGAATTACTTCCACGGAACGCCGCGCCGTCATCGACGCCACCATCTCCGCCGGCGCCCGCGCCGCCTACATCATCAAGGAACCCGTCGTCGCCGCCATCGGTGCCGACATTCCGATCGGCTCAGCTTCCGGTCACATGATTATCGATATTGGCGGAGGAACATCGGAAATCGCTGTTATTTCTTTGGGCGGCATTGTTGCATCCTCATCTGTTCGCATCGGTGGAAATAAACTAGACAGCGCGATCCAAGAACATGTCCGCCGCAAACACGGGCTCGCCGTTGGTGAACGTACCGCAGAAGAGATCAAGATTAAAATCGGCTCTGCACTTTATCTCGAGGACAAGCTTGAACTCGAAGTAAAAGGCCGCGACATGATTTCTGGCTTGCCTCGCATCGTAAACGTCACCTCAGACGACGTCACCGACGCCATTCAGCATGAGCTCCAAGGCATCGTCGATGCCATCAAAGACGTGTTGCGCGCCACTCCGCCAGAACTCTCGGCAGACGTCATGCAAAAGGGGATGGTTCTCTCCGGCGGCTCCTCCCAGCTACGCAATCTTGATCGACTTTTTTCAGAAGCTACAGGCGTCCCAGCCTTCGTCGCCGACAACCCGCAGCAATGCGTGGCTAAAGGTACGGGTATCGCGCTCGAAAACCTCGAGCTCTACAAGCGCAGTATTTTCTCCAACTAA
- a CDS encoding DEAD/DEAH box helicase family protein translates to MIQPHAYQVPIIRDVAKALKRDGKTLMVMATGTGKTITGALVVQKILRSKERMLFLCHTNDILRQSMLAYGKVFNGSRSMGMFTGEEKVDPKTVQFLFASFQTMNGWKSKFDPKAFDMIVVDESHHAQAETYRPTIEYFRPKFLLGKTATPDREDGKNIRDLFGTPSVTLSLEEAIARKYLSDIDYKLMTVGTASRDAINELKRRVQAGERITLRELNDNIFIERLDSDIADDILSYKAQGIIFCTDIKQAEGMAKLLKKARPYHSKLDRNELDADLEGFRRGRIKYLLTVNMFNEGIDVPDTELVVFLRSTESRTVYLQQLGRGLRKSPGKTKVTVLDFVGNCDRIKMVSDFMGKIDDFGPKGKGPKRGPRINREIDVSSIIFELDEEARDIRDIMSRIDVEFYPTMKEAMEAVRRIRGIDSRPSYNLRYRKDPRLPSNPEKIYKSEWKGWTYFLTGGEGWFYPTMKEAMEAVKRLGIKGQREYYERYREDPRLTSRPHIAYRSEWKSWTYFLTGVAKVEFYPTMKEAMEAVRRIRGIDSPKSYLRLRHKDPRLPSQPERTYKSEWKSWTYFLTGVAKVEFYPTMKEAMEAVKRIKGIDSKESYNRLRHKCSRLPSHPDQFYTSEWKSWPHFLGKVK, encoded by the coding sequence GTGATCCAGCCCCACGCGTACCAGGTTCCGATCATCAGGGACGTGGCCAAGGCGCTCAAGCGCGACGGCAAGACGCTCATGGTGATGGCTACCGGTACCGGCAAGACCATCACGGGAGCGCTCGTCGTCCAGAAGATCCTTCGCTCCAAGGAGCGGATGCTTTTTCTCTGTCACACCAACGACATCCTCCGCCAGTCCATGCTCGCATACGGCAAAGTCTTCAACGGCAGCCGTTCCATGGGCATGTTCACAGGCGAGGAGAAGGTCGACCCAAAGACCGTCCAGTTCCTGTTTGCGTCTTTCCAGACGATGAACGGCTGGAAGTCCAAGTTCGATCCCAAGGCCTTCGACATGATTGTGGTCGACGAAAGTCACCATGCTCAGGCCGAGACCTATCGTCCGACGATCGAGTATTTCCGTCCCAAGTTCCTGCTTGGCAAGACAGCGACTCCCGATCGCGAGGACGGTAAGAACATCCGAGACCTCTTCGGGACTCCATCGGTCACGCTCTCACTCGAGGAAGCGATCGCACGCAAGTATCTCTCGGACATCGACTACAAGTTGATGACCGTCGGTACCGCATCGCGTGACGCAATCAATGAGCTCAAGCGCCGCGTGCAGGCAGGGGAGCGCATCACGCTCCGCGAGCTCAACGACAACATCTTCATCGAGCGGCTCGACAGCGACATCGCTGATGACATCCTGAGCTACAAGGCGCAGGGGATCATCTTCTGCACCGACATCAAGCAGGCAGAAGGTATGGCTAAGCTCCTCAAAAAGGCGCGGCCGTACCACAGCAAGCTTGATCGCAATGAGCTCGATGCTGATCTCGAGGGATTCCGTCGTGGCCGCATCAAGTACCTACTCACGGTGAACATGTTCAATGAAGGTATCGACGTTCCGGACACGGAGCTCGTCGTCTTCCTTCGTTCGACTGAGTCCCGGACGGTGTACCTGCAGCAGCTTGGGCGCGGGCTTCGTAAGTCGCCCGGAAAGACCAAGGTCACGGTTCTCGACTTCGTCGGCAACTGCGACCGTATCAAGATGGTCTCGGACTTCATGGGCAAGATCGACGACTTCGGTCCCAAAGGAAAGGGCCCCAAGCGCGGCCCACGGATCAATCGAGAAATCGATGTCTCCAGCATCATCTTCGAACTCGATGAAGAAGCTCGCGACATCCGCGACATCATGAGTCGGATCGACGTCGAGTTCTACCCAACCATGAAGGAAGCGATGGAGGCGGTGAGGAGGATCCGGGGAATTGATTCCCGTCCTTCCTACAACCTCCGCTATCGCAAAGACCCTCGTCTCCCTTCAAATCCTGAGAAGATCTACAAATCCGAATGGAAAGGTTGGACCTACTTCCTCACGGGAGGTGAAGGCTGGTTCTACCCAACCATGAAGGAAGCGATGGAGGCGGTGAAGAGGCTGGGGATCAAGGGTCAGCGCGAATACTATGAGCGCTATCGAGAAGACCCCCGTCTCACGTCTAGGCCACACATAGCATACCGATCGGAATGGAAGAGCTGGACCTACTTCCTCACAGGAGTCGCCAAGGTCGAGTTCTACCCAACCATGAAGGAAGCGATGGAGGCGGTGAGGAGGATCCGGGGAATTGATTCTCCGAAATCCTATCTTCGCCTCCGTCACAAAGACCCACGACTTCCGTCACAGCCTGAGAGGACCTACAAATCTGAATGGAAGAGCTGGACCTACTTCCTCACAGGAGTCGCCAAGGTCGAGTTCTACCCAACCATGAAGGAAGCGATGGAGGCGGTGAAGCGGATCAAAGGAATTGATTCAAAAGAGTCCTACAATCGCCTCCGTCACAAATGCTCTCGCCTGCCTTCGCACCCTGACCAGTTCTACACTTCCGAGTGGAAGTCCTGGCCCCACTTCCTCGGCAAGGTGAAGTAA
- a CDS encoding putative metal-binding motif-containing protein — protein sequence MKNIFALLVSATCLIGCNLDTSPLPSDPAGDTDAGLPDAMQPQMDCTPGEIRDEVCRTECGADNSYYVCRPTRVWECMVLNPLRCETPEPDPDPTPDPDCDDAVYWRDADGDGYGNPTDFIVRPDCDPVPAGYVLAFDPDCNDSDRSSRPGGYDRCGDGIDQDCSGRDLDCAAACTPTAEVCGNGVDEDCDGIADDGCVTGSACERDARYHTPCVLPATSSRCAMAGVWSCVDGTLMCALTVPVASTEVCGDGLDQDCNGSDISCSSACTPRTEVCGDGIDQDCNGLDMACPSGCTVRTEVCGNGIDEDCNGSDLACTSTGRRTVYELYVPGDSWDPRSFRLRNGSWWGDENIVTCLNTGSQEMQSMAGGWHVCVTNGPVNPFIGSYRAAGTSSDLSTFDTSLGACAMASGILWRVHDEATGANLITSGLSCDTSTSGGAPRHRF from the coding sequence ATGAAGAACATCTTCGCACTTCTCGTCTCGGCAACGTGCCTCATCGGCTGCAATCTCGACACCTCGCCGCTCCCGTCCGATCCCGCAGGGGACACGGACGCCGGGCTGCCGGACGCGATGCAGCCCCAGATGGACTGCACGCCCGGCGAGATCCGCGATGAGGTCTGCCGCACCGAGTGCGGCGCGGACAACTCGTACTATGTCTGCCGGCCCACCAGGGTCTGGGAGTGCATGGTGCTGAACCCCCTCCGCTGCGAGACGCCCGAGCCGGATCCCGATCCGACTCCCGATCCCGACTGCGATGACGCCGTCTACTGGCGTGACGCAGACGGCGACGGCTACGGTAATCCGACGGACTTCATCGTCCGACCGGACTGCGACCCTGTCCCCGCGGGCTACGTCCTCGCCTTCGATCCCGACTGCAACGACTCCGATCGTTCGTCGCGCCCCGGCGGTTACGACCGCTGTGGCGATGGTATCGATCAGGACTGCAGCGGACGCGATCTCGATTGCGCCGCCGCCTGCACGCCTACCGCAGAAGTCTGCGGCAACGGCGTCGACGAAGACTGCGATGGCATCGCCGACGACGGCTGCGTTACGGGCTCCGCGTGTGAACGCGACGCCCGCTACCACACGCCCTGCGTGCTTCCCGCAACTTCGTCGCGCTGCGCGATGGCCGGCGTTTGGTCCTGTGTCGATGGCACGCTCATGTGCGCGCTCACCGTTCCCGTCGCCTCCACCGAGGTTTGCGGCGACGGTCTCGACCAGGATTGCAACGGCTCGGACATCTCCTGTTCGTCTGCCTGCACGCCGCGCACGGAAGTGTGTGGCGATGGCATCGACCAGGACTGCAACGGTCTCGATATGGCCTGCCCCTCCGGGTGCACGGTTCGTACCGAGGTCTGCGGCAACGGCATCGACGAGGACTGCAACGGGAGCGATCTCGCATGCACCTCGACGGGCCGCCGCACGGTCTACGAGCTCTACGTTCCGGGCGATTCCTGGGACCCGCGCTCGTTCCGCCTGCGCAACGGTTCCTGGTGGGGCGACGAGAACATCGTCACCTGCCTGAACACGGGTTCGCAGGAGATGCAGTCGATGGCTGGCGGCTGGCATGTCTGCGTGACCAATGGTCCGGTGAATCCCTTCATCGGCTCCTATCGCGCAGCAGGCACATCCTCCGACCTCTCGACCTTCGACACCTCGCTCGGCGCCTGTGCCATGGCGAGCGGCATCCTCTGGCGCGTCCATGACGAAGCCACGGGAGCCAATCTCATCACCTCGGGGTTGTCCTGCGACACCTCTACCTCAGGTGGTGCCCCCAGGCATCGATTCTGA
- a CDS encoding O-antigen ligase family protein: MSSLVLPETQAQSIWPRIGWGLFLLCFLVGMGVAAGAPVAITFGLASSVTALIAWRFPFPVFNIWIALSMLLGILVGIYTGEVRIGERVFSAYVELAVGEVIALGILAAWAFRILTLWRGRNDRNWEPWLPLLLPFLALIGAHILSGFSEGEPAWGEVVKFVGRYLVFVYLTSIALVVNFVRSKKRLRDALLILFLVGIAFALDGLRNMISFDGGFSLNRAMPGPILEVNPLGGNQHSLAEVELIAIACGLALAALLKPGPTRRYIYAACAFMSAIVILTFSRTAWIVVPIQLAILFATIWRDSWKTYRKELIALVLIVLPLAGIQLTYSLSRGAISSIDSRAALTQIAVELFKDSPFIGVGAGTFVDRVAHTYAFTLEFGPAFDAHGLIWKVMAETGLVGLVALALIFIALAREINFVLHRLSPGKPETIAYMYLLVGVIGMFAYELTSTTYWTPRLWLPIGLLLAAGRVFLEREAGRDPDFLRGFNG, translated from the coding sequence ATGTCGTCTTTGGTCCTTCCGGAAACCCAAGCCCAGTCGATTTGGCCGCGCATCGGCTGGGGACTTTTTTTGTTATGCTTTCTCGTCGGCATGGGCGTTGCTGCGGGTGCACCGGTCGCGATTACCTTTGGTCTAGCCTCATCTGTCACCGCTCTCATCGCTTGGCGCTTTCCTTTTCCTGTTTTCAATATCTGGATCGCGCTCTCGATGCTGCTCGGTATCCTCGTCGGCATCTATACGGGAGAGGTTCGTATTGGTGAACGTGTATTCTCGGCTTATGTTGAGCTCGCGGTCGGAGAAGTAATCGCGCTTGGAATCTTGGCAGCCTGGGCTTTTCGCATTTTGACGCTCTGGCGCGGCCGTAACGATCGCAACTGGGAACCGTGGCTGCCCTTGCTCCTGCCATTTCTTGCTTTGATCGGCGCACATATTCTCTCCGGCTTTTCAGAAGGGGAGCCGGCTTGGGGAGAGGTGGTGAAATTCGTCGGCCGCTATCTTGTTTTTGTTTATCTGACATCGATCGCCCTCGTCGTGAACTTTGTTCGCTCCAAAAAACGTCTGCGCGATGCACTACTCATTCTGTTTCTCGTCGGCATCGCCTTTGCGCTCGATGGTCTGCGCAACATGATCTCCTTCGACGGCGGCTTCTCGCTCAACCGCGCGATGCCAGGCCCGATTCTGGAAGTAAATCCGCTCGGCGGAAACCAGCACTCGCTCGCAGAAGTCGAGTTGATCGCCATTGCTTGCGGTCTTGCCCTCGCCGCCTTGCTCAAACCAGGTCCGACGCGCCGCTACATCTACGCCGCCTGCGCCTTCATGTCCGCCATTGTCATCCTTACCTTCTCCCGCACGGCTTGGATTGTTGTACCGATCCAGCTCGCCATCCTTTTTGCAACGATCTGGCGAGACTCTTGGAAGACCTATCGAAAAGAACTCATCGCTCTCGTTTTGATTGTGCTTCCGCTCGCCGGAATCCAGCTAACCTACTCGCTCTCACGCGGAGCTATTAGTTCGATCGATTCCCGGGCCGCTCTCACGCAAATCGCCGTCGAGTTATTCAAAGACTCTCCCTTCATCGGTGTTGGAGCTGGAACCTTTGTCGATCGCGTCGCCCATACCTATGCCTTCACACTCGAGTTTGGTCCGGCTTTTGATGCGCACGGCTTGATCTGGAAAGTCATGGCAGAAACCGGTCTCGTCGGTCTCGTTGCATTGGCGTTGATTTTTATCGCCCTCGCGCGTGAAATCAATTTCGTACTTCACAGATTAAGTCCCGGAAAGCCGGAAACCATCGCCTACATGTATCTGCTGGTCGGCGTTATCGGCATGTTTGCGTACGAGCTGACGAGCACGACCTATTGGACGCCTCGTCTGTGGCTCCCGATTGGTTTGCTGTTGGCTGCCGGACGCGTCTTCCTCGAGCGTGAGGCCGGACGCGACCCGGATTTTTTAAGAGGATTCAATGGCTAA
- a CDS encoding glycosyltransferase family 4 protein, whose translation MRILQVNKFFDLQGGAEVYMHGLIDELESRGHVVHAFSTLGVKNLPSRDESYFVTRYHLDRSDGLWTDLKKARNFLWNSEAKRAFARMLDDVKPDVIHLHNLYHHLSSSLLPEITKRGIPCVQTLHDYKLAAPNYPMFDHGAPCERSKGGKYYNVILHRCLSDKFIYNALAAIEMYFTKFRQAYERTVSIFLCPSRFMKEKMEDWGEPAGKLRYVPNPTDWIEEPAVRGGGYLIFAGRLSQEKGLESFIEAASKVPELPIKIAGRGPLEEKLKTLVKEKGAHHIEFLGFVAPAELKKLRDRAEALVLPTLSYENASGSVLEAMSSGLPCLVTRTGGNPELVADGENGFLVKPGDAEDWLRILRRFLATPTEVRDQMGLKGRERIQARHLWKNHVDSVLDAYRDAGAKG comes from the coding sequence ATGCGCATTCTTCAGGTAAACAAATTTTTTGATCTCCAAGGCGGTGCCGAGGTCTACATGCACGGCCTCATCGATGAGCTCGAGAGCCGCGGCCATGTCGTCCACGCCTTCTCGACGCTTGGCGTGAAAAATCTTCCGTCACGCGACGAAAGCTATTTTGTTACGCGCTATCACCTCGACCGCTCCGACGGACTTTGGACCGATCTCAAAAAAGCCAGAAACTTTTTATGGAATAGCGAGGCTAAGCGCGCCTTTGCCCGCATGCTTGATGATGTAAAACCGGACGTCATCCATCTTCACAATCTCTACCATCATCTTTCATCCTCGCTACTCCCGGAAATCACCAAGCGCGGCATCCCATGCGTGCAAACCCTGCACGACTATAAGCTCGCCGCACCAAACTATCCGATGTTTGATCACGGCGCACCTTGCGAGCGCAGCAAAGGCGGCAAATACTACAACGTAATCCTGCATCGTTGCCTATCGGACAAGTTCATCTACAACGCACTCGCGGCGATTGAGATGTATTTCACCAAATTCCGCCAAGCCTATGAGCGGACGGTCTCGATCTTTCTCTGTCCATCACGTTTCATGAAAGAAAAGATGGAAGACTGGGGCGAGCCAGCCGGAAAACTCCGCTACGTTCCAAACCCAACCGATTGGATTGAAGAGCCCGCTGTTCGCGGCGGGGGATACCTGATTTTCGCCGGACGTCTTTCACAAGAAAAAGGTTTGGAAAGTTTTATCGAAGCCGCTTCCAAAGTTCCCGAGCTTCCGATTAAGATCGCAGGCCGCGGTCCGCTGGAAGAAAAATTGAAAACACTTGTGAAAGAAAAAGGCGCGCATCATATCGAGTTCCTCGGCTTTGTCGCACCCGCAGAATTAAAGAAGCTTCGCGATCGCGCCGAGGCGCTCGTACTCCCGACATTAAGCTACGAAAACGCGAGCGGCTCCGTTCTTGAAGCGATGTCGAGCGGCTTGCCATGTCTCGTCACGCGCACCGGTGGAAATCCAGAACTCGTCGCCGATGGAGAAAATGGCTTCCTCGTAAAACCCGGCGACGCCGAAGATTGGCTACGCATTCTCCGCCGTTTTCTCGCCACCCCTACGGAAGTCCGCGACCAAATGGGCCTCAAAGGCCGCGAACGCATCCAGGCTCGTCATCTCTGGAAGAATCATGTTGATAGCGTATTGGATGCTTATCGCGATGCAGGGGCGAAGGGTTGA
- a CDS encoding glycosyltransferase family 4 protein produces MLIGIEASRANRLQKTGVEWYAYRLIQAMKQDPMQDPHAWMMYSNTALSMGLERTPSNWHERRLAWPPKYLWTQIRLSLEMLSKPPEVLFVPAHVLPRFAPKRSVVTVHDVGFHKHPELYKPRQVSYHEWSTKDIVKSGSKIITVSEFCKQEIMEGYNVPAERITVTPLGVDHETYKPSSAETIAAMRVRLQIPEPYILFVGRLEAKKNVLALVEAFKRHKQSRGLGDPLHLVLAGLPGEGFDAIHKAIADSGFAEYFHITGYISEADKVALLSGSLAYVQPSFYEGFGLPPLEAMACGSPVISSSAASLPEVIGEGNALFFDPLDVETLQAHIQTMLENQETRSLLREHGLAWAPRFRWDKTARQTLQTLTTW; encoded by the coding sequence ATGCTCATCGGTATTGAAGCTTCGCGTGCTAATCGACTCCAAAAAACCGGTGTCGAGTGGTACGCCTATCGCCTTATTCAGGCGATGAAACAGGATCCTATGCAGGATCCCCATGCCTGGATGATGTATTCCAACACGGCGCTATCGATGGGGCTCGAGCGCACGCCATCCAACTGGCATGAGCGACGTCTCGCTTGGCCGCCAAAATATCTCTGGACCCAAATCCGTCTCTCGCTCGAGATGCTCTCCAAGCCGCCGGAAGTATTATTTGTTCCCGCGCATGTTCTTCCGCGTTTCGCTCCCAAGCGCTCCGTTGTTACTGTGCACGATGTCGGCTTTCATAAGCATCCGGAACTTTATAAGCCGCGCCAAGTTTCCTATCACGAGTGGTCAACCAAAGACATCGTAAAATCCGGCTCAAAAATCATCACGGTTTCCGAGTTTTGCAAACAAGAAATCATGGAAGGATACAATGTCCCAGCAGAACGGATCACGGTCACGCCGCTTGGAGTCGATCATGAAACGTACAAGCCGTCTTCCGCGGAAACAATTGCCGCGATGCGCGTACGTCTTCAAATTCCCGAACCGTACATCTTGTTTGTTGGTCGGCTTGAAGCCAAGAAGAATGTTCTCGCACTTGTCGAGGCTTTCAAACGCCACAAACAGTCCCGCGGTCTTGGCGATCCGCTGCATCTCGTCCTCGCCGGTCTCCCGGGTGAAGGCTTCGATGCCATTCATAAAGCCATCGCCGATTCCGGCTTCGCCGAATATTTCCATATCACGGGCTACATCTCGGAAGCGGACAAAGTCGCCCTGCTCTCGGGTTCACTCGCATACGTTCAGCCGTCTTTTTACGAAGGCTTTGGTTTGCCTCCGCTTGAAGCCATGGCTTGCGGCTCTCCCGTTATTTCATCCAGCGCCGCCTCGCTTCCAGAGGTCATTGGAGAAGGGAATGCGCTATTCTTTGATCCGCTCGATGTAGAAACGCTGCAAGCGCACATCCAAACCATGCTCGAAAATCAGGAAACACGTTCTCTGTTGCGTGAACATGGCCTCGCCTGGGCTCCTCGTTTCCGCTGGGATAAGACAGCCCGTCAAACCTTGCAAACGCTGACAACGTGGTAG